A portion of the Chiroxiphia lanceolata isolate bChiLan1 chromosome 10, bChiLan1.pri, whole genome shotgun sequence genome contains these proteins:
- the ANAPC13 gene encoding anaphase-promoting complex subunit 13, producing the protein MDSEVQRDGRILDLIDDAWREDKLPYEDVAIPLNELPEPEQDNGGTTESVKEQEMKWTDLALQYLHENVPPTGN; encoded by the exons ATGGACAGCGAGGTGCAGAGGGATGGCAGGATCCTGGATTTGATCGATGACGCGTGGAGGGAAGATAAATTGCCGTACGAGGACGTGGCTATCCCTCTG AATGAGCTCCCTGAACCAGAGCAAGACAACGGTGGCACCACCGAGTCTGTGAAAGAGCAAGAAATGAAGTGGACAGATTTGGCTCTCCAGTATCTCCATGAAAACGTTCCACCCACGGGAAACTAG